The genome window GAAATCTCGATCAGCCAGCGAGTCACGAAGCCTCGCAGCCCGGCCGGACAGCGGGTCAGGATCAAGACCGTCACCAGGTCACCTCGCCGCCCTCGCCGAGATCGGTGAAGAGGATGTCGTCGGCATAGTTGCGACCCGATTCCACCTCAATGCCGTGGTCGCTTTGCAGCATCACCCGGTCCATGTCCTCCTCGGTGGGATCAGCCCCGCCTTCGGGGAGAAGCAGATCCTTGATGTCCTCCACACAGCGTTGGAGCAGGCCGATTTTGTTGACCTTGTCTCGGATCGCCCGGCGGGTGCGGGAGCCCACGTCCTGTGCGCTCTCCGCGGCGACCTCGAACGCGACAGGAATGGCCACCTCGGTCTTGTAGAGATCGGCGATATCCAGCACGAACGCCAGTTCATGCCCCGAATGAATGAAGCCCAGGCCGGGAGCACAGCCCAAAGCCGCCACCGCGGTCTGCGCGATGCCGTACATGCACTGGGCGGCCGCCGTGATCGCCTGATTGACCGGATCACTCGAGCCGAAGTCTCCGGGCACGTACTCCCGGCCCTTCCAGCGGATCCCGACTCTCGCGGCCTCTCTGCGGTAGCACTCCCTGACCCGCCGCCCTTCTCGGCCGAGGAGCTCCCGCCGGGTGAATCCGGCCGGATCCTCATCCGGGAAGCGCTTGCGGTACATCTCCCGGGCCACGTCGAGCCTGGTCCGGTGGTTGGCCCACTTGGTCGCCTGCGCCTCCACCAGCGCGGAGGAACGGGTGAGGGATCTGCCGCCCGAATAGAACCGGACCCCGTTCTCCCCGACCCACACCACCCCCGCCCCGCTGTCGCCGAGCAGGCTCATCGCCTGATGCGTGACGCGGGTACCCGGGCCGAGCAGGAGTGTTCCGATCGTGGCCGACGGGATATGGATGACGCCCTCGGCGTCCTCAGCGGTGAGGGCGTTGTCCTCCCGGTGGATGGTGCAGCGCTCGAGGTAGACGAACGAGAGGCGGTCCCCGGCGCGGGTGAGCTCCCACGGGGAGGACGCACCCCGCTTGCCGACGGTGGTCATGAGTCACACCGCGCCAGGGTCAACAGGCCGCAGCCGTAGGCCTTCGCCCGGCCGAGCCCTCGGGTGAGGGTCCGGCGGAGGGCGTCCGGGTCTGTCACCTCGAGCAGCCCGTCGTAGGTGACGGTGACCAGGGTCACCCTGTCCCGGCCGTTCCGGGTGAAGGTGAGCCTCTGCCGTTCGTGGATGACCAGCTCATGCTCATCGCCCTCGGGGAGCAGCCGCTTCTCCGGGGGCTTCTCGACCACTCTGAAGCCGGCGGCGTCCTGGCGTTGCAGGAGCCAGCGCACCTGGTGGCGAGGGCTGACGTGAGCGGTGATCTTCGTGGGCTCGGCGTCCGTGCGGCGGGCGAGGTGAACCGGGTTGGCGGTGAGC of Thermobispora bispora DSM 43833 contains these proteins:
- the cas1e gene encoding type I-E CRISPR-associated endonuclease Cas1e, whose translation is MTTVGKRGASSPWELTRAGDRLSFVYLERCTIHREDNALTAEDAEGVIHIPSATIGTLLLGPGTRVTHQAMSLLGDSGAGVVWVGENGVRFYSGGRSLTRSSALVEAQATKWANHRTRLDVAREMYRKRFPDEDPAGFTRRELLGREGRRVRECYRREAARVGIRWKGREYVPGDFGSSDPVNQAITAAAQCMYGIAQTAVAALGCAPGLGFIHSGHELAFVLDIADLYKTEVAIPVAFEVAAESAQDVGSRTRRAIRDKVNKIGLLQRCVEDIKDLLLPEGGADPTEEDMDRVMLQSDHGIEVESGRNYADDILFTDLGEGGEVTW
- the cas6e gene encoding type I-E CRISPR-associated protein Cas6/Cse3/CasE, with the translated sequence MYLTRFRFNTARVGARRLLSSPQRLHAAVMSAFAEPPPAPSGGPRVLWRVDRNSRAETYLFIVSPAKPDLTHLVEQAGWPETGRWETYDYAPFLSRLAKGDRWAFRLTANPVHLARRTDAEPTKITAHVSPRHQVRWLLQRQDAAGFRVVEKPPEKRLLPEGDEHELVIHERQRLTFTRNGRDRVTLVTVTYDGLLEVTDPDALRRTLTRGLGRAKAYGCGLLTLARCDS